One Xiphias gladius isolate SHS-SW01 ecotype Sanya breed wild chromosome 13, ASM1685928v1, whole genome shotgun sequence genomic window carries:
- the LOC120798180 gene encoding T-cell surface antigen CD2-like: protein MRMTMKMAAVSKTTLLLLCCSIIFSADAQDECSYVKTGDNFVVPLSHQLTQTEKLRWTLDGALILDRKPVKSGQSMTSHKFVKGSQKDIYQNGSLKLTNVKKERAGKYKPEIFREDGMSVQNLKVTQLCVLDHVPQPKVKIECVSRNVNLSCTVDQFFTQDTSGLTFQWLQNGKVLGKEKRKFLIQGVKAADKHLFSCKVSNPVSSMTSEPATPNCIEHRSFFPEKILGINTWIIVGSGGGIVLLLIIFVVVYCVLAKRKKRMRLKDEEELRLEWTNSEQHHCHQRNPPHDHHHHNHHQQQPAGHTGPRQHRSKQHREVQRPRATEPYNGQPQPSPRRAAQTPKRVACNHDEQLPPLPQPRKKAPATPRV from the exons ATGCTCAGGATGAATGCAGCTATGTCAAAACAGGAGATAACTTTGTGGTGCCCCTGAGCCACCAACTGacccaaacagaaaaactaagATGGACGCTCGACGGTGCTTTAATCTTGGATCGGAAACCAGTGAAGAGTGGACAATCCATGACGTCTCACAAGTTTGTCAAAGGGAGCCAGAAAGATATTTATCAGAATGGTTCCCTGAAGctgacaaatgtgaaaaaagagagggcAGGGAAATACAAACCTGAGATTTTCAGAGAAGATGGAATGTCGGTACAAAATTTAAAGGTCACACAATTATGTGTATTGG ACCATGTCCCGCAACCTAAAGTGAAGATTGAATGTGTCTCACGCAATGTCAACCTCTCCTGCACTGTTGATCAG TTTTTTACCCAGGACACCAGTGGTCTCACGTTTCAATGGCTTCAGAATGGCAAGGTGCttggaaaggagaagagaaaatttCTGATCCAAGGAGTAAAAGCGGCGGATAAACATTTATTCAGTTGCAAAGTTTCCAACCCAGTCAGCTCGATGACCAGTGAGCCTGCTACACCAAACTGTATTGAGCACA GGTCctttttccctgaaaaaataCTGGGAATTAATACCTGGATTATTGTGGGCAGTGGAGGAG GTATTGTTctgttgctgattattttcgtCGTCGTGTATTGCGTCTTGGCCAAACGGAAAAAACGCATGCGACTGAAAG ATGAGGAGGAGCTTCGTTTGGAGTGGACCAATTCTGAGCAACACCATTGTCATCAGCGTAATCCTCCACACGATCATCACCACCACAAccatcaccagcagcagccgGCCGGCCACACTGGCCCTCGCCAACATCGCTCCAAACAGCACCGCGAAGTGCAGCGTCCCAGAGCCACCGAACCCTACAACGGTCAACCTCAGCCCAGCCCCAGACGAGCTGCTCAG ACCCCAAAACGAGTCGCTTGCAATCATGACGAGcaacttcctcctctcccccagCCCAGGAAGAAAGCTCCCGCAACACCGAGAGTGTGA